A genomic window from Rhizobium sp. EC-SD404 includes:
- a CDS encoding phosphogluconate dehydrogenase C-terminal domain-containing protein, producing the protein MKIALIGAGGKMGVRLSRNLKGSRYDVAHVEVSEIGQKRLKDEVGADCVAVDEALKDAKAVILAVPDTAIRKVGADIVPKVAPGTIVIALDAAAPFAGHFPERADVTYFVTHPCHPPIFNDETEMAAKRDYFGGIAARQAIVSALMQGPEEHFVIGEDIAKTIFQPILRSHRVTVEQMALLEPGLSETVCATLLVVMKDAMDEVVRRGVDRVAARDFLLGHLNILAAVVMEEVDGVFSDACNKAIVNGKPRLMRDDWLGVFETHEITESIRRIT; encoded by the coding sequence ATGAAAATCGCTCTCATCGGCGCTGGCGGAAAGATGGGCGTGCGCCTGTCGCGCAACCTGAAAGGGTCGCGCTATGACGTTGCCCATGTCGAAGTCAGCGAGATCGGCCAAAAGCGGCTGAAGGATGAGGTCGGCGCAGACTGCGTCGCCGTCGATGAGGCGTTGAAGGATGCGAAAGCCGTAATCCTGGCGGTTCCGGACACCGCGATCCGCAAGGTCGGCGCCGATATCGTGCCGAAGGTCGCGCCGGGAACGATCGTGATCGCACTCGATGCTGCAGCGCCGTTCGCCGGGCATTTTCCCGAGCGCGCCGACGTCACTTATTTCGTGACCCACCCCTGCCATCCGCCGATCTTCAACGACGAAACCGAGATGGCGGCCAAGCGCGACTATTTCGGCGGCATCGCCGCGCGCCAGGCAATCGTCAGCGCGTTGATGCAGGGCCCGGAAGAGCATTTCGTCATCGGCGAAGACATCGCCAAGACGATCTTCCAGCCGATTCTGCGGTCCCATCGCGTCACCGTCGAGCAGATGGCGCTGCTAGAACCCGGCCTGTCGGAAACCGTATGCGCGACCCTTCTCGTCGTGATGAAAGACGCAATGGATGAAGTGGTGCGCCGCGGCGTCGACCGCGTGGCAGCCCGCGATTTCCTGCTCGGCCACCTGAACATTCTGGCGGCCGTCGTCATGGAAGAAGTCGATGGCGTGTTTTCCGATGCTTGCAACAAGGCGATCGTGAACGGCAAGCCGCGCCTCATGCGCGACGACTGGCTCGGCGTGTTCGAAACCCACGAAATCACCGAGAGCATTCGCCGGATTACGTGA
- the nanR gene encoding transcriptional regulator NanR, translating into MLITMEKQNGLEAVEDRIVRRKLSDQVFERLREMIVRGELAAGDPMPSERELMERFGVGRPAVREALQSMQTMGLITISHGERSRVSALSADIAFRQMDAVARLLLSASPDNLEHLKEARRLFELGMVRIAAQNATTEDVAELTDLIEKQRSKIDDPKAFIRADIAFHAKITRMAANPIFAAVGDAMLNWLFTYHTDLLIWSGQEETTLREHAAIVDRLAAGEADGAADAMRSHLDRSAALYRHH; encoded by the coding sequence ATGCTGATCACGATGGAAAAGCAGAATGGCCTGGAAGCGGTTGAAGACCGGATCGTGCGCCGCAAGCTCTCCGATCAGGTGTTCGAACGCCTGCGTGAAATGATCGTGCGCGGGGAACTGGCAGCCGGCGATCCGATGCCGTCGGAGCGCGAACTGATGGAGCGTTTCGGTGTCGGTCGACCTGCCGTGCGCGAGGCCCTGCAGTCCATGCAGACGATGGGCCTCATCACGATTTCCCACGGCGAACGCTCGAGGGTCAGCGCGCTTTCCGCAGACATCGCGTTTCGGCAGATGGATGCGGTGGCGAGGCTGTTACTCTCCGCCTCCCCCGACAATCTGGAGCATCTTAAAGAGGCGCGGCGGCTGTTCGAACTCGGCATGGTGCGGATTGCCGCACAAAACGCCACGACCGAAGACGTCGCTGAACTGACCGATCTGATCGAGAAGCAGCGCAGCAAGATCGACGACCCGAAGGCCTTCATCCGCGCCGACATCGCCTTCCATGCCAAGATCACCCGCATGGCCGCCAACCCCATCTTTGCGGCTGTCGGCGATGCAATGCTGAACTGGCTCTTCACCTATCACACAGACCTCCTGATCTGGTCGGGCCAGGAGGAAACCACCTTGCGGGAGCATGCCGCGATCGTCGATCGCCTTGCCGCTGGCGAGGCGGATGGCGCAGCCGATGCCATGCGCAGCCATCTGGATCGTTCGGCGGCGCTTTACCGTCACCACTGA
- a CDS encoding aldehyde dehydrogenase family protein: MLEQTSVTAYGHLIDGEIIDSATGGGIDVLDPSTGKVFARIPRGSAADVDRAVKAARSAFEGDWGAKSALERGRILMKVSALILENFEELTALESRDTGKPMKQARADITATARYFEYYGSAADKHHGETIPYSKGMTVLALRVPHGVTAHIIPWNYPSQIFGRSVGGALAAGNACVVKPAEDACLTPLRISELALEAGLPAGALNVVCGLGTEAGAALARHPGINHISFTGSPQTGTAVAKAAAENHVQVTLELGGKSPQVIFADADLDEALPVIVNAIIQNAGQTCAAGSRVLIERSIYDEVLARLSERFSALKVGAGVDDLDCGPIISAKQLERVTSLVDAALADGAKVVASASMTENAPEGGFFYPPMLLDGAAPESRLGQDEVFGPVLAAFPFEDEKDAIRIANATPYGLTASVWTQDGGRQMRCAHGIEAGQVFVNNYGAGGGIELPFGGMKRSGYGREKAFEGMISFTTIKTVVLKHG; this comes from the coding sequence ATGCTGGAGCAGACATCCGTGACGGCCTATGGCCATCTCATCGACGGTGAAATCATCGACAGCGCAACTGGGGGCGGCATCGACGTGCTCGATCCGTCGACGGGCAAGGTCTTTGCCCGGATCCCAAGGGGCAGCGCTGCCGATGTCGATCGCGCCGTCAAGGCCGCACGCAGCGCCTTCGAGGGTGACTGGGGCGCCAAGTCGGCACTCGAACGCGGCCGGATCCTGATGAAAGTTTCCGCGCTGATCCTCGAGAATTTCGAGGAGCTGACCGCGCTTGAATCTCGCGATACGGGCAAGCCGATGAAGCAGGCGCGCGCTGACATCACGGCGACTGCCCGCTATTTCGAGTATTACGGCTCGGCTGCCGACAAGCACCATGGCGAGACGATCCCTTACAGCAAGGGCATGACGGTGCTGGCCTTGCGCGTGCCGCACGGCGTGACAGCACACATCATTCCCTGGAACTACCCCTCCCAGATCTTCGGTCGCTCGGTCGGCGGCGCGCTTGCGGCCGGCAATGCCTGCGTCGTCAAACCGGCCGAAGACGCCTGCCTCACGCCGCTCCGGATATCTGAACTGGCACTGGAAGCCGGCCTGCCCGCAGGGGCCTTGAATGTCGTTTGCGGGCTCGGCACCGAGGCCGGCGCGGCACTCGCCCGACATCCGGGCATCAACCACATCTCCTTCACCGGCTCGCCGCAGACAGGCACGGCGGTGGCGAAGGCGGCTGCGGAAAACCATGTGCAGGTGACGCTCGAACTTGGCGGCAAGTCGCCCCAGGTGATCTTTGCCGATGCCGATCTGGACGAGGCGCTGCCCGTGATCGTCAACGCGATCATCCAGAACGCCGGCCAGACCTGCGCTGCCGGCAGCCGCGTGCTGATCGAACGCTCGATCTATGACGAGGTTCTGGCCAGGCTTTCAGAGCGCTTCTCGGCGCTGAAGGTTGGCGCCGGCGTCGACGATCTCGACTGCGGGCCCATCATCAGCGCCAAGCAGTTGGAGCGGGTCACGTCCCTGGTCGACGCGGCCTTGGCCGATGGGGCAAAGGTCGTCGCCTCCGCGAGCATGACCGAAAACGCGCCCGAGGGTGGATTCTTCTACCCGCCAATGCTGCTCGATGGGGCGGCTCCAGAAAGTCGCCTCGGCCAGGACGAGGTGTTCGGGCCAGTTCTCGCCGCCTTCCCCTTCGAAGACGAAAAAGACGCCATCCGCATCGCAAACGCGACGCCCTACGGCCTGACGGCATCCGTCTGGACCCAGGATGGCGGACGGCAGATGCGGTGCGCGCACGGCATCGAGGCGGGTCAGGTCTTCGTCAACAATTACGGCGCCGGCGGCGGCATCGAATTGCCCTTCGGCGGAATGAAGCGCTCTGGCTATGGCCGTGAAAAGGCCTTCGAAGGCATGATCAGCTTCACCACCATCAAGACGGTCGTGCTCAAGCACGGCTGA
- a CDS encoding FadR/GntR family transcriptional regulator has protein sequence MPSRTADIVVADLPNSKGERLSERVYENLFHAIVTGMISAGAKLPSENELAKQFEVSRPVLREALDKLRDDGLISSVRGSGNYVLNALGARVDGVTSDEADRDALQRIGDLLAGMELRMIVEPQAAYLAAKRRGPSDIESMRAALDRFDEAMKQNAILHHHDYAFHEAIATATCNARIVQTLKSLEYDVTRSVNLMRFLVQFQPFVRNEAVRDEHEDIFRHIEAGAATKAKRAMRNHIEHARIRMMSNRPGF, from the coding sequence ATGCCGAGCAGAACCGCCGATATTGTCGTTGCCGATCTTCCCAACAGCAAGGGTGAGCGGCTGTCCGAACGGGTATATGAAAACCTGTTCCACGCGATCGTCACCGGCATGATCTCGGCCGGCGCCAAGCTTCCTTCCGAAAACGAGCTCGCCAAGCAGTTCGAGGTGTCGCGCCCGGTTCTGCGCGAGGCGCTGGACAAGCTGCGCGACGACGGGCTGATTTCCTCGGTGCGCGGGTCCGGCAATTACGTGTTGAACGCGCTCGGCGCGCGGGTCGATGGCGTGACGAGTGACGAGGCGGATCGCGACGCGTTGCAACGCATCGGCGACCTTCTGGCAGGCATGGAACTGCGCATGATCGTCGAGCCGCAGGCCGCCTATCTCGCCGCAAAACGGCGCGGGCCGTCCGATATCGAGAGCATGCGTGCCGCACTGGACCGGTTCGATGAGGCGATGAAGCAAAACGCCATTCTTCATCACCACGACTATGCTTTTCATGAAGCGATCGCGACGGCCACCTGCAATGCGCGCATCGTCCAGACGCTGAAATCGCTTGAATATGACGTGACGCGCTCGGTCAATCTCATGCGCTTCCTCGTGCAGTTCCAGCCCTTCGTGCGCAACGAAGCGGTGCGGGATGAGCACGAGGATATCTTCCGGCATATCGAAGCCGGTGCGGCCACGAAGGCCAAGCGCGCCATGCGAAACCATATCGAGCATGCGCGCATCCGCATGATGAGCAACCGTCCGGGTTTTTGA
- a CDS encoding TRAP transporter substrate-binding protein, with amino-acid sequence MFRFRTITAAAVFALSAGVAGSAVAQTTLNFAHTTAQGSHYSVGVQAFGEKLAELSDGKFEIREQAAGALGGERDMIEGLQIGSVELVYSSTGPLGNFAPETLVLDLPFLFKDYASARSILDGEIGDELLEAVNAQGLVALAWSENGFRHITNSSRAIDAPEDLNGLKIRTMENSVHMEAFTAAGASPTPMAFPEVFAALQQRVIDGQENPIPIITSANMWEVQDHLTLTGHVYSPAIIIASPSLWDSLSDEEKAWFEEAADTAVAATRAKVEADEQTGVAMLRERGMEVIEEVDQAPFREAVAPAYDTFVGQYGDEMLKRIQAAQE; translated from the coding sequence ATGTTTCGTTTTCGCACCATCACGGCTGCTGCCGTGTTCGCCTTGTCTGCCGGCGTGGCCGGGAGTGCCGTGGCCCAGACAACCCTGAATTTTGCGCACACTACCGCGCAGGGCTCGCATTACAGCGTCGGCGTCCAGGCCTTCGGTGAGAAGCTGGCCGAATTGTCGGACGGCAAGTTCGAAATCCGTGAACAGGCCGCCGGTGCGCTCGGCGGTGAGCGCGACATGATCGAAGGCCTGCAGATCGGCTCGGTCGAACTCGTCTATTCCTCGACCGGCCCGCTCGGCAATTTCGCGCCTGAAACGCTGGTGCTCGACCTGCCCTTCCTCTTCAAGGATTACGCTTCCGCGCGTTCGATCCTCGATGGCGAAATCGGCGACGAGCTTCTCGAAGCGGTCAACGCACAAGGCCTCGTCGCGCTGGCATGGAGCGAGAACGGCTTCCGCCACATCACCAATTCCAGCCGCGCGATCGATGCACCGGAAGACCTCAACGGCCTGAAGATCCGCACCATGGAAAACAGCGTGCACATGGAAGCCTTTACGGCTGCCGGCGCATCGCCGACACCCATGGCGTTTCCGGAAGTCTTCGCAGCCCTGCAGCAGCGCGTGATCGACGGGCAGGAAAATCCGATCCCGATCATCACCTCCGCCAATATGTGGGAAGTCCAGGACCACCTCACGCTGACCGGCCACGTCTATTCGCCGGCCATCATCATCGCGTCGCCGAGCCTGTGGGACTCGCTGTCGGATGAGGAAAAGGCATGGTTCGAGGAAGCTGCCGATACGGCTGTGGCCGCGACCCGGGCCAAGGTCGAGGCAGACGAACAGACCGGCGTTGCGATGCTGCGCGAGCGCGGCATGGAAGTGATCGAGGAAGTGGATCAGGCACCGTTCCGCGAAGCCGTCGCGCCCGCCTATGACACCTTCGTCGGCCAGTATGGCGACGAGATGCTGAAGCGCATCCAGGCAGCGCAGGAATAA
- a CDS encoding TRAP transporter small permease: MQWFLAIERRLTRVALDLAILALALVVALAFYQVVTRFVFGHPSAWSEVAARSAMIWMVFLGFAAAFRQGTMIAVDFLVDISPQMFRRVLYVVILIASLIFLAILIWYGWGMTMRVRSQNLAGLQVTIAWVYAALPVGSALATLGVIARFIEVWNEPDTTTKGELKDVEGAI; this comes from the coding sequence ATGCAGTGGTTTCTCGCAATCGAGCGGCGGCTGACGCGCGTCGCGCTGGATCTCGCGATCCTCGCGCTCGCACTCGTCGTAGCGCTGGCATTTTACCAGGTCGTGACCCGCTTTGTGTTCGGCCACCCCTCCGCATGGTCGGAAGTGGCTGCCCGCTCGGCCATGATCTGGATGGTCTTCCTCGGATTTGCCGCAGCGTTCCGCCAGGGCACGATGATTGCGGTCGATTTCCTGGTCGATATTAGCCCGCAAATGTTTCGGCGGGTGCTTTACGTCGTGATTCTCATTGCCTCGCTGATCTTCCTCGCCATCCTCATCTGGTACGGCTGGGGCATGACGATGCGGGTGCGCAGCCAGAACTTGGCCGGCCTGCAGGTCACGATCGCCTGGGTCTATGCAGCGCTTCCCGTCGGATCGGCACTCGCGACGCTCGGCGTCATCGCGCGGTTCATCGAAGTCTGGAACGAACCCGACACAACGACCAAGGGCGAGCTCAAGGATGTGGAGGGTGCCATATGA
- a CDS encoding TRAP transporter large permease, translating to MNAALAFSLITLFALAVPIGVSLVLASAFGIHFFSTVPLLLVAQRVFTSLDSFPLLAVPLFILSGNLMAAGGISERLVDLAKSIVGGIQGGLACTCVITCMIFASVSGSSVATTFAIGVILIPAMVKHGYPVGTAAAIQASSAELGVLIPPSIPLILYGVATETSIGQLFLAGIGPGLLVATALFIYLLVLCRIKGYGKDDGLDSQPFFRALRRSFWAILMPFIVLGGIYGGIFTPTEASAVAVVYALVVGMFVYRVLTFRKIHDALRSSAISSTVIMIIIAGAGLFSFLITRSGLPSIVAEWVQEVFTNKWSFLLAVNVFLFMVGMFIETSAAILVLAPLLAPIAIAYGVDPVHFGLIIVVNLALGMITPPVGVNLFAACAVARISLQTIIPPLVPMVLVVMGCVLLVTYVPFISLGLVELFYR from the coding sequence ATGAACGCCGCCCTCGCCTTCTCGCTGATCACGCTCTTTGCGCTTGCCGTGCCGATCGGCGTCTCGCTGGTGCTGGCAAGTGCCTTCGGCATCCATTTCTTCTCGACGGTGCCGCTGCTCCTGGTAGCGCAGCGGGTGTTCACGAGCCTGGATTCCTTTCCGCTCCTGGCCGTGCCGCTCTTTATTCTGTCCGGCAACCTCATGGCTGCCGGCGGCATCTCCGAACGCCTCGTCGATCTTGCAAAGTCCATCGTCGGCGGCATCCAGGGCGGGCTTGCCTGCACCTGCGTCATCACCTGCATGATCTTCGCCTCGGTCTCCGGCTCTTCCGTCGCCACTACCTTCGCGATCGGCGTCATCCTGATCCCGGCCATGGTCAAGCACGGTTATCCTGTCGGCACGGCAGCCGCGATCCAGGCGTCGTCGGCGGAACTCGGCGTGCTCATTCCGCCTTCCATTCCGCTCATCCTTTATGGCGTTGCCACGGAAACATCGATCGGCCAGCTCTTCCTGGCAGGCATCGGCCCTGGTCTGCTCGTTGCGACGGCACTGTTCATCTACTTGCTCGTGCTCTGCCGCATCAAAGGCTACGGCAAGGACGACGGGCTCGACAGCCAGCCTTTCTTCAGGGCGCTGCGCCGCTCCTTCTGGGCGATCCTCATGCCCTTCATCGTGCTCGGCGGCATCTATGGCGGCATTTTTACGCCGACCGAGGCGTCGGCTGTGGCGGTGGTCTACGCTCTGGTCGTCGGCATGTTCGTCTACCGCGTGCTGACCTTCCGCAAGATCCACGACGCGCTGCGCTCGTCGGCGATTTCGTCCACGGTCATCATGATCATCATCGCCGGCGCTGGTCTCTTCTCGTTCCTCATCACAAGAAGCGGCCTCCCCTCCATCGTTGCGGAATGGGTGCAGGAGGTTTTCACAAACAAGTGGAGCTTCCTCCTCGCGGTCAACGTCTTCCTGTTCATGGTCGGGATGTTCATCGAAACGTCGGCGGCGATCCTCGTGCTTGCTCCTCTGCTTGCCCCAATCGCGATCGCCTATGGCGTCGATCCGGTCCATTTCGGACTGATCATCGTCGTCAACCTGGCGCTCGGCATGATCACGCCGCCGGTGGGGGTCAACCTCTTCGCGGCCTGCGCGGTCGCCCGCATATCCCTGCAGACGATCATTCCGCCGCTTGTGCCGATGGTTCTGGTCGTGATGGGCTGCGTGCTGCTTGTCACCTACGTCCCCTTCATCTCTTTGGGACTTGTGGAATTGTTTTACCGCTGA
- a CDS encoding glucose 1-dehydrogenase, giving the protein MKLKDKVALVTGAGGGYGEGIAHYFAQEGAKVLVVDIRAEAAEKVAAAIGENASAFTADVTKSDDTKAMIDAAVERFGKLDIIVNNAGTTHKNQSMLNVDEATFDKVYAVNVKSLYHAAIHGVPVLEKNGGGVIINIASTAGVRPRPGLVWYNGSKGAAISITRSMAVELADRKIRVCGVNPVMGETGLTDQFLPGDDTPETRAKVIAGIPLGRLSRPLDIAKACGFLASDEAEFITGVCLEVDGGRCI; this is encoded by the coding sequence ATGAAACTGAAAGACAAAGTCGCACTGGTGACCGGAGCCGGCGGCGGCTACGGCGAAGGCATCGCGCATTATTTCGCCCAGGAAGGTGCGAAAGTGCTCGTCGTGGATATCCGCGCCGAAGCTGCCGAAAAGGTCGCTGCCGCGATCGGCGAAAATGCCTCCGCCTTCACGGCCGACGTGACGAAGAGCGACGACACCAAGGCGATGATCGACGCGGCCGTCGAGCGCTTCGGCAAGCTCGACATCATCGTCAACAATGCGGGCACAACCCACAAGAACCAGTCGATGCTGAATGTCGATGAGGCGACGTTCGACAAGGTCTATGCGGTCAACGTGAAGTCGCTCTATCACGCGGCGATCCACGGTGTGCCGGTGCTCGAAAAGAACGGCGGCGGCGTCATCATCAACATCGCCTCGACCGCCGGTGTGCGCCCGCGCCCGGGCCTTGTCTGGTACAACGGCTCGAAGGGTGCGGCAATCTCGATCACCAGGTCGATGGCCGTCGAACTCGCCGATCGCAAGATCCGCGTCTGCGGCGTCAATCCGGTGATGGGCGAAACCGGGCTGACCGATCAGTTCCTGCCGGGCGACGATACGCCCGAGACCCGCGCCAAGGTCATTGCCGGCATTCCGCTTGGCCGCCTGTCCCGTCCGCTCGATATCGCCAAGGCCTGCGGTTTTCTCGCCTCCGACGAAGCCGAATTCATCACGGGCGTCTGCCTGGAAGTCGATGGCGGCCGCTGCATCTAG
- the denD gene encoding D-erythronate dehydrogenase, giving the protein MGECLIIGGAGMLGLRLAKALAAKGTIGGKPLDAITLFDVVEAPTIEAAIKVSTKTGDLTTPGAADALIASRPATIYHLAAIVSGEAERDFDKGYRINLDGTRHLFEAIRQEHLRSGYCPRVVFSSSLAVFGAPLPDVIGDDQVLTPMSSYGTQKAIGELLLADYTRRGFMDGIGIRLPTICIRPGKPNAAASGFFSNILREPLVGEQAVLPVSPDVRHWFASPRAAIGFLVHAGDIAADKIGTRRNLTMPGVTATVAEEIEALRRVAGDAAVARIRHEPDAAIDAIISTWPKAFDATRAIELGFTPDISFDAILDAHIADEKIELSA; this is encoded by the coding sequence ATGGGCGAATGCCTCATCATCGGCGGAGCCGGCATGCTGGGCCTCAGGCTGGCAAAGGCGCTCGCGGCCAAGGGCACAATCGGCGGCAAGCCACTCGATGCCATCACGCTGTTCGATGTGGTCGAGGCGCCAACCATCGAGGCAGCGATCAAGGTCTCTACCAAGACCGGTGACCTGACGACACCCGGTGCGGCAGACGCGCTCATCGCGAGCCGGCCGGCGACCATCTATCACCTTGCCGCCATCGTTTCAGGTGAGGCAGAGCGCGATTTCGACAAGGGCTACCGCATCAATCTCGACGGTACGCGGCATCTGTTCGAGGCGATCCGGCAAGAGCATTTGCGCTCCGGCTACTGCCCGCGCGTCGTCTTCTCCTCCTCGCTCGCCGTCTTCGGCGCACCCCTGCCCGACGTGATCGGCGACGACCAGGTCCTGACCCCGATGTCGAGCTACGGCACGCAAAAGGCGATCGGCGAGTTGCTGCTGGCGGATTACACGCGCCGCGGTTTCATGGATGGCATCGGCATCCGCCTGCCGACCATCTGCATTCGGCCCGGCAAGCCGAATGCGGCCGCCTCCGGCTTCTTCTCCAACATCCTGCGCGAGCCGCTGGTGGGCGAACAAGCGGTGCTGCCCGTTTCACCGGATGTGCGGCACTGGTTTGCGAGCCCCCGCGCCGCGATCGGCTTCCTGGTCCATGCCGGCGATATTGCCGCGGACAAGATCGGCACGCGCCGCAACCTCACCATGCCTGGCGTGACGGCAACGGTCGCCGAAGAAATCGAGGCGCTGCGGCGCGTTGCGGGTGATGCCGCCGTCGCCCGCATTCGCCATGAGCCGGACGCGGCGATCGATGCGATCATTTCCACGTGGCCGAAAGCCTTCGACGCCACGCGGGCGATCGAGCTCGGATTTACGCCGGACATTTCGTTCGATGCGATCCTCGATGCCCACATCGCCGACGAAAAGATCGAGCTGTCCGCATGA
- the ltnD gene encoding L-threonate dehydrogenase has translation MSSVLLVGLGAMGFGMGQSLLRAGHDVCGHDIDPDAMARFSSEGGRIAELDDAANEADIAVLVVVNAVQTEAILFGDNGIAQNLTQGAVVVSCATFAPDHAIDFEARLAERGIYYLDAPISGGSARAAQGKLSIMAAGSADAFASARPALDAMAETVFELGDKAGSGSAMKIVNQLLAGIHVVSTAEAMAFGIGQGIDPHRMIEVISRSAGSSWMFQNRAPYIADGDYRPHSAVDIFVKDLGIVRDMAEAAGLSVTLADAALSRFAEAKEAGFGRIGDVAVAKLYAREGGIVLPDETTKD, from the coding sequence ATGAGCAGCGTCCTTCTGGTTGGCCTCGGCGCCATGGGCTTCGGCATGGGCCAATCGCTGTTACGCGCCGGCCATGACGTTTGCGGCCACGATATCGATCCCGATGCCATGGCGCGCTTCTCCTCCGAGGGCGGCAGGATCGCGGAGCTCGACGATGCGGCAAATGAAGCCGACATCGCCGTTCTCGTCGTGGTCAACGCGGTGCAGACCGAGGCGATCCTCTTTGGCGATAATGGCATCGCTCAAAACTTGACCCAAGGCGCCGTCGTCGTCTCCTGCGCGACCTTTGCGCCCGATCATGCGATCGACTTCGAGGCGAGGCTGGCCGAACGCGGCATTTATTATCTCGATGCGCCAATCTCCGGTGGGTCGGCCCGGGCGGCGCAGGGCAAGCTCTCCATCATGGCGGCCGGCAGCGCCGATGCCTTCGCCAGCGCCCGCCCGGCGCTCGACGCGATGGCGGAGACCGTCTTCGAGCTCGGCGACAAAGCCGGTTCCGGGTCCGCGATGAAGATCGTCAACCAGTTGCTGGCCGGCATCCATGTGGTCTCGACCGCGGAGGCGATGGCGTTCGGCATCGGTCAGGGGATCGATCCGCACCGCATGATCGAGGTCATCTCGCGCTCGGCGGGCTCGTCCTGGATGTTCCAGAACCGCGCGCCGTACATCGCCGACGGTGATTACCGACCGCATTCGGCCGTCGACATCTTCGTCAAGGATCTCGGCATCGTGCGCGACATGGCGGAGGCGGCCGGCCTTTCGGTGACGCTCGCCGATGCCGCGCTCAGCCGGTTCGCGGAAGCAAAGGAAGCAGGCTTTGGCCGAATCGGCGATGTCGCGGTTGCCAAGCTTTATGCGCGAGAGGGCGGGATCGTCCTGCCCGACGAGACGACGAAGGACTGA
- the otnK gene encoding 3-oxo-tetronate kinase gives MLLGCIGDDFTGSSDLANTLVKNGMRTTQYCGLPETSAEPNVEAGVVALKTRSIPVEEAIRQSLQALEWLQNQGCTQFLFKYCSTFDSTPEGNIGPVAEALAERLDARKVIVCPAFPGAGRTLYQGHLFVEDRLLSESGMENHPLTPMTDPDIRRWLGLQAKGSVGHVSYLDVANGAETIATALDREDEAGHRLVVVDALTDQDLMAIGAAAHDIPLLTGGSGIATGLPGNFRKRGLLADSREAWDGVDGPAVILSGSCSNATRRQVERHRQTHPAFEVTADAVMDGSVDVEALVEFVDMHRDAVPLVYSSADPATVKAAQARHGSERLAQAIETLFSDLAGALATRGFTRIVSAGGETSGAVVHGLGIDALQIGPEIDPGVPAMRVTGKPLAVALKSGNFGADDFFDRAVAALGAQA, from the coding sequence ATGCTGCTCGGCTGCATCGGCGATGATTTCACCGGCTCCTCCGACCTCGCCAACACGCTCGTCAAGAACGGCATGCGCACCACGCAATATTGCGGCCTGCCGGAGACCAGTGCCGAGCCGAATGTCGAAGCAGGCGTCGTCGCGCTGAAGACGCGCAGCATCCCGGTCGAGGAAGCCATCCGGCAATCCTTGCAGGCACTGGAGTGGCTGCAAAACCAGGGCTGTACGCAGTTCCTGTTCAAATATTGCTCGACATTCGATTCGACGCCCGAAGGCAATATCGGCCCGGTCGCCGAGGCGCTGGCCGAACGGTTGGACGCCCGCAAGGTCATCGTCTGCCCCGCCTTTCCCGGCGCCGGGCGAACGCTCTATCAGGGCCATCTCTTCGTGGAGGACCGGCTGCTGAGCGAATCCGGCATGGAAAACCATCCCCTGACGCCGATGACCGATCCGGACATCCGTCGCTGGCTCGGCCTGCAGGCGAAGGGCAGCGTCGGCCATGTTTCCTACCTGGACGTCGCAAATGGCGCCGAAACGATCGCCACGGCGCTCGACCGTGAAGACGAGGCCGGCCACCGTCTCGTTGTCGTCGACGCGCTGACCGACCAGGATTTGATGGCAATCGGTGCGGCGGCGCATGATATTCCGCTACTGACCGGCGGTTCCGGCATTGCGACAGGATTGCCCGGCAACTTCCGCAAGCGCGGTCTTCTGGCCGATTCGCGCGAAGCGTGGGACGGCGTGGACGGTCCGGCCGTCATTCTCTCCGGGTCCTGCTCCAACGCCACGCGACGCCAGGTCGAGCGGCACCGGCAGACCCACCCCGCCTTCGAAGTGACCGCCGACGCCGTCATGGACGGAAGTGTTGACGTCGAAGCACTGGTAGAATTCGTGGACATGCATCGCGATGCCGTGCCGCTGGTCTATTCGTCTGCCGATCCCGCGACTGTGAAGGCCGCACAGGCGCGCCACGGCTCCGAACGGCTTGCCCAGGCAATCGAGACGCTATTTTCAGATCTCGCCGGTGCACTCGCGACAAGAGGTTTCACCCGCATCGTTTCGGCCGGCGGCGAGACCTCGGGCGCGGTGGTTCACGGGCTCGGCATCGATGCGCTGCAGATCGGCCCCGAGATCGATCCCGGCGTTCCGGCAATGCGCGTAACTGGAAAGCCGCTTGCGGTGGCGCTGAAATCGGGCAATTTCGGAGCGGACGACTTTTTCGACAGGGCCGTTGCGGCGTTGGGAGCCCAAGCATGA